In Gemmatimonadota bacterium, a single window of DNA contains:
- a CDS encoding ABC transporter permease subunit: protein MEYLYSGFQEAVRLLVTGESGVYTIVGVSVFVAVSAILLASVMGLPAGYLLATRRFRGQRLVTTVLNTMLAMPTVVIGLFVYSLISRRGPLGFMELLYTPSAMIIGETLLALPIVAAFTLSAFRAVDSRITETALTLGATTAQTARTLISEARFGIMAAVVAAFGRVIAEVGAAMMLGGNIKGSTRTMTTAIALESNKGEFGLAIALGIILLLTAFGANILFHWLQGFDD from the coding sequence ATGGAATACCTGTACAGTGGATTTCAGGAAGCGGTCCGCCTGCTGGTCACCGGCGAATCCGGCGTGTATACCATCGTCGGCGTTTCCGTGTTCGTCGCGGTGTCCGCGATCCTGCTGGCTTCCGTGATGGGACTGCCCGCGGGCTACCTGCTCGCCACCCGCCGGTTCAGGGGCCAGCGGCTGGTGACCACGGTGCTCAATACGATGCTGGCCATGCCGACCGTCGTGATCGGCCTCTTCGTCTACTCCCTGATCTCCCGGCGCGGCCCGCTCGGTTTCATGGAACTGCTGTATACACCGAGTGCCATGATCATCGGCGAGACGCTCCTCGCTCTGCCCATCGTGGCCGCCTTTACCCTCTCGGCGTTCCGAGCCGTGGATTCCCGGATCACGGAGACGGCCCTTACGCTGGGCGCGACGACAGCCCAGACGGCGCGCACCCTCATTTCGGAGGCCCGGTTCGGCATCATGGCGGCGGTGGTAGCCGCATTCGGGCGGGTCATCGCCGAGGTGGGCGCGGCCATGATGCTGGGCGGCAACATCAAGGGAAGCACGCGGACCATGACGACGGCCATCGCCCTGGAGAGCAACAAGGGGGAGTTCGGCCTCGCCATCGCCCTCGGGATCATCCTGCTGCTCACGGCATTCGGCGCGAACATTCTCTTTCACTGGCTGCAGGGGTTCGACGACTGA
- a CDS encoding ABC transporter permease has translation MLAVTSIFLLGLNLGFRYLVRRILWIFPVLFAVSVITFSIMHAVPGGPFDAGGETGGIPLTPEVRANLMRKYNLDQPLHIQYISWVSNVVRGDFGYSFQHQSKTCQELIAQAWPVSVHLGSMALIVALTGGLLLGILAAVYQNTWIDYVASLTAVFSIVTPSFVVAVGLTVVFSLWLHLFETGGWNSPKDWVMPVIALSLGDMAVVARYTRSNMIEAIRADYVRTARAKGLTEFSVVVVHVFKNALIPLLTIAGPMMANLITGSFFIETIFRIPGLGRYFTTSVFARDYPMIMSTALLWSSLIVVIYVITDLMYALVDPRIRYRKD, from the coding sequence ATGCTCGCGGTCACCAGCATTTTCCTCCTCGGACTGAACCTGGGCTTCAGGTACCTGGTCCGCCGCATACTCTGGATCTTCCCCGTACTCTTCGCCGTCTCGGTCATCACCTTCTCCATCATGCACGCCGTACCCGGCGGTCCCTTCGACGCGGGCGGCGAAACCGGCGGCATTCCGCTGACGCCCGAGGTCCGCGCCAACCTGATGCGGAAGTACAACCTCGACCAGCCGCTGCACATCCAGTACATCTCCTGGGTGAGCAACGTCGTGCGGGGCGACTTCGGCTATTCCTTCCAGCACCAGAGCAAGACCTGCCAGGAGCTCATCGCCCAGGCCTGGCCCGTCTCCGTCCACCTGGGAAGCATGGCCCTGATCGTGGCCCTCACTGGCGGGTTGCTGCTCGGCATTCTCGCGGCGGTATACCAGAACACCTGGATCGATTACGTCGCCTCGCTCACGGCGGTATTCAGCATCGTCACGCCCAGTTTCGTCGTGGCCGTCGGGTTGACCGTCGTCTTTTCCCTGTGGCTGCACCTCTTCGAAACGGGGGGCTGGAATTCGCCCAAGGACTGGGTCATGCCGGTGATCGCCCTGTCGCTCGGAGACATGGCCGTGGTGGCGAGGTATACCCGGTCGAACATGATCGAGGCCATCCGGGCCGACTACGTGCGCACCGCCCGGGCCAAGGGCCTCACCGAGTTCTCGGTCGTGGTGGTGCACGTGTTCAAGAACGCCCTGATCCCCCTGCTGACCATCGCGGGACCGATGATGGCCAACCTGATCACGGGATCCTTCTTCATCGAGACGATCTTCCGGATCCCGGGCCTTGGGCGGTACTTCACCACGAGCGTGTTCGCCCGGGACTACCCCATGATCATGTCCACGGCCCTGCTCTGGTCGTCGCTCATCGTCGTGATCTACGTCATCACGGACCTCATGTACGCGCTGGTGGACCCCCGCATCCGGTATAGGAAGGATTGA
- a CDS encoding ABC transporter permease → MSWDGLEPFFSWAGQIFRVALATEFTLLWPRAYRYFKKHDSGLWADATRRFSRNKLSLVGLFLVLLLSNTALLAPWIAPLHYTKQNFLVAWQEPSWMFPFGTDGLGRDLFSRVIYGAEISMTVGVLVQAIIFAIGVPLGSLAGYAGGRVDSVIMRGVDIMSAFPGLLFIILIMSWLGAGLFNIFVAIGVTGWVGVCRLLRGQILSLKEKEFVRAAKAMGGSHLRIVVTHILPNSLTPLIVALALGIPSAIFAEAGLSFIGIGISPPTPSWGQMVGENANYIRSYWHLATFPAIMIALTMLGFQLMGDGLRDALDPKMNE, encoded by the coding sequence ATGAGCTGGGACGGCCTCGAGCCCTTCTTCTCCTGGGCGGGACAGATCTTCCGCGTCGCGCTGGCCACGGAGTTCACCCTGCTCTGGCCGCGGGCCTACCGGTATTTTAAGAAACACGACAGCGGGCTCTGGGCGGACGCCACGCGGCGATTCTCGCGCAACAAGCTCTCCCTGGTCGGTCTTTTCCTGGTGCTGCTGCTGAGCAACACGGCCCTGCTCGCGCCCTGGATCGCGCCGCTGCACTACACCAAGCAGAACTTCCTGGTCGCCTGGCAGGAACCGTCGTGGATGTTCCCCTTCGGCACGGACGGTCTGGGCCGCGACCTCTTCAGCCGGGTCATCTACGGCGCGGAGATCTCCATGACAGTGGGCGTCCTCGTGCAGGCCATCATCTTCGCCATCGGCGTGCCCCTGGGCTCCCTGGCGGGGTACGCCGGGGGCCGCGTGGACAGCGTCATCATGCGGGGCGTCGACATCATGTCGGCCTTCCCGGGGCTGCTCTTCATCATCCTGATCATGTCGTGGCTGGGCGCGGGGCTCTTCAACATCTTCGTCGCCATCGGGGTAACCGGCTGGGTAGGGGTATGCCGTCTCCTGCGGGGGCAGATCCTGTCTTTGAAGGAAAAGGAGTTCGTCCGGGCGGCCAAGGCCATGGGCGGCAGCCACCTGCGCATCGTCGTGACCCACATCCTGCCGAACAGCCTGACGCCGCTGATCGTGGCCCTCGCCCTGGGCATCCCGTCGGCCATCTTCGCGGAGGCCGGTCTGAGCTTCATCGGCATCGGCATCAGCCCGCCCACGCCGAGCTGGGGGCAGATGGTCGGCGAGAACGCCAACTACATCCGGTCCTACTGGCACCTGGCGACCTTTCCCGCCATCATGATCGCCCTCACCATGCTCGGATTCCAGCTGATGGGCGACGGACTCCGGGACGCCCTCGACCCGAAGATGAACGAGTAG
- the rho gene encoding transcription termination factor Rho: MHILELKTKTLPDLYSIAQELDLQSYTGLRKQELIFSILQAQTEKEGVIFGEGVLEVLPDNRCGFLRSPDYSYLHGPDDIYVAPSQVKRFDLRTGDTISGQIRPPKDGERFFALLRVDTVNFDNPEASKERTLFDNLTPIYPLERFQLEYLKDKLPTRVMDLLTPIGKGQRGLIVSPPKAGKTMLLQEIANAITDNHPEVVLMVLLIDERPEEVTDMERSVQGEVISSTFDEPPERHVAVSDMVLEKAKRLVEHGRDVVILLDSITRLARAHNAVTPHSGKILSGGIDANALQKPRRFFGAARNIEEGGSLTIVATALIETGSRMDEGIFEEFKGTGNMELELSRKLANRWIFPAIDLSASSTRKAELLLEPDILGKVKILRKFLDGLGPVEAMELMTERLSRTPTNVDFLKSMNE, from the coding sequence ATGCACATCCTGGAACTCAAGACAAAGACCCTGCCGGACCTGTACTCCATCGCCCAGGAACTCGACCTGCAGAGCTACACGGGCCTGCGGAAACAGGAACTGATCTTCAGCATTCTCCAGGCACAGACGGAGAAGGAAGGCGTGATCTTCGGGGAGGGTGTACTCGAGGTGCTGCCGGACAACCGCTGCGGGTTTCTCCGGTCGCCGGACTACAGCTACCTGCACGGCCCCGACGACATCTACGTCGCGCCGTCCCAGGTCAAGCGCTTCGACCTGCGTACCGGGGACACCATCTCGGGGCAGATCCGGCCGCCCAAGGACGGGGAGCGCTTCTTCGCGCTGCTCAGGGTGGACACGGTCAACTTCGACAATCCCGAGGCGAGCAAGGAACGGACGCTTTTCGACAACCTGACGCCCATCTACCCGCTGGAGCGCTTCCAGCTCGAATACTTGAAGGACAAGCTGCCGACGCGGGTCATGGACCTGCTGACGCCGATCGGCAAGGGGCAGCGCGGACTGATCGTCTCGCCGCCGAAGGCCGGAAAGACCATGCTGCTGCAGGAGATCGCCAACGCCATCACGGACAATCACCCCGAGGTGGTGCTCATGGTCCTGCTCATCGACGAACGGCCGGAAGAGGTGACCGACATGGAACGGTCGGTCCAGGGCGAGGTGATCAGCTCCACCTTCGACGAACCGCCGGAGCGCCACGTGGCGGTCTCGGACATGGTCCTGGAGAAGGCCAAGCGGCTGGTGGAGCACGGCCGGGACGTAGTCATCCTGCTCGACAGCATCACGCGCCTGGCGCGGGCCCACAACGCGGTGACGCCCCACAGCGGCAAGATCCTGTCCGGAGGTATCGACGCCAACGCGCTGCAGAAGCCGCGGCGTTTCTTCGGCGCGGCGCGGAACATCGAGGAAGGCGGGAGCCTGACCATCGTGGCCACGGCGCTGATCGAGACCGGCAGCCGGATGGACGAGGGCATCTTCGAGGAATTCAAGGGCACGGGCAACATGGAACTGGAGCTCAGCCGCAAGCTGGCGAACCGGTGGATCTTCCCGGCCATCGACCTGAGCGCGTCGTCCACCCGCAAGGCCGAACTCCTCCTGGAACCGGATATCCTGGGCAAGGTGAAGATCCTGCGGAAGTTCCTGGACGGCCTGGGACCCGTGGAAGCCATGGAACTGATGACCGAGCGCCTCTCGCGGACACCGACGAACGTGGATTTCCTCAAGTCCATGAACGAGTAG
- a CDS encoding MFS transporter, whose protein sequence is MTTKTGSALSYTRLLRENRTYRFVWLSQVVSNAGDWFNTIAVLGLTLALTGSGLALGIVTICQMLPPFLMTPLAGVVAERYDRKRVMITADILRAGVALGFLLVETADDVWMLYLFMALLSGLQPFFDVTRTAALPSIARGKALLAANALSSTTWAAMLTIGSAVGGLVADHLGRSAAFQLNAFSFLVSAVFVARIAIPAASGAGQPVRFLSDFVEGMKYIGRDRPTRVYLPGKATWGLAGGGAVLLYAVFGGQVYRAGDSGIAILYTARGIGTLLGAVLIKFFDTIRLGKLRTGILIGLIGYGAFFILFSQAPSIWLAAVCIILAAAGSMVMWVYSSLGLQLVVDEDYRGRVFAADHGLFTLAFSISTLGTGLLLDALAARLVAFMAGAAGILIVVAWYLLARRIPLDGIHPDREDGLDGDQDD, encoded by the coding sequence GTGACGACAAAAACAGGTTCGGCCCTCTCTTACACCCGGCTGCTCAGGGAGAACCGGACCTACCGGTTCGTCTGGCTGTCGCAGGTCGTATCCAATGCGGGGGACTGGTTCAATACGATCGCCGTGCTGGGCCTGACCCTCGCCCTGACCGGTTCCGGTCTCGCCCTGGGCATCGTCACGATCTGCCAGATGCTGCCCCCCTTCCTGATGACCCCGCTGGCCGGCGTCGTCGCCGAACGGTACGACCGCAAGCGGGTGATGATTACCGCCGATATCCTCCGGGCCGGCGTCGCCCTGGGATTCCTGCTGGTCGAAACGGCGGACGACGTCTGGATGCTGTACCTCTTCATGGCGCTGCTGTCCGGCCTGCAGCCCTTCTTCGACGTGACGCGGACGGCCGCGCTGCCGAGCATTGCCCGGGGCAAGGCGCTGCTGGCGGCCAATGCCCTGTCCAGCACGACCTGGGCCGCCATGCTGACCATCGGCTCCGCCGTCGGCGGCCTGGTCGCGGATCACCTGGGCCGGTCCGCCGCCTTTCAGCTGAACGCCTTCAGTTTCCTCGTATCGGCGGTTTTCGTGGCCCGGATCGCCATTCCCGCCGCGTCCGGCGCGGGACAGCCGGTACGGTTCCTCTCGGATTTCGTCGAGGGCATGAAGTACATCGGCCGCGACCGGCCCACGCGGGTCTACTTGCCGGGCAAGGCCACCTGGGGACTGGCCGGCGGCGGCGCCGTGCTCCTCTACGCCGTGTTCGGGGGACAGGTCTACCGCGCAGGCGACTCGGGCATCGCCATCCTGTACACGGCCCGGGGTATCGGGACGCTGTTGGGCGCCGTGCTCATCAAGTTCTTCGACACGATCCGGCTGGGCAAACTGAGGACGGGCATCCTCATCGGGCTGATCGGCTACGGCGCCTTCTTCATCCTGTTCTCGCAGGCCCCGTCCATCTGGCTGGCGGCGGTCTGCATCATCCTCGCCGCCGCGGGCAGCATGGTGATGTGGGTCTATTCTTCCCTGGGGCTTCAACTCGTGGTGGACGAAGACTACCGCGGAAGGGTGTTTGCCGCGGACCACGGCCTGTTCACGCTGGCCTTTTCCATTTCGACCCTGGGGACGGGCCTGCTGCTGGACGCCCTGGCGGCGCGCCTGGTGGCCTTCATGGCGGGGGCGGCCGGCATCCTGATCGTTGTCGCCTGGTACCTGCTCGCCCGACGCATTCCCTTAGACGGAATCCATCCCGACCGGGAAGACGGCCTGGACGGCGACCAGGATGACTAA